Proteins encoded together in one Bacteroidota bacterium window:
- a CDS encoding DUF5116 domain-containing protein, with protein KFGITSIYPDFPRYSPEKPGRHNNIIWPMVNGFYACASIVSGNYESFSNELFSLTHLALDADKGDYNFREIYNPYSGKPDGGYQASGKDQPNHHWESCKLQTWSATAYISMVIKGLFGLNCNGQTISFTPFLPAGIHYVELRNLAYRQSFLDISIKGKGKTVKKFTLDGREKTIHSLDSKIKGRHKISIELD; from the coding sequence AAGTTTGGAATTACTTCTATTTATCCCGACTTCCCGAGGTATTCTCCGGAAAAACCAGGCAGACATAACAACATCATTTGGCCTATGGTTAACGGTTTTTATGCCTGTGCATCAATTGTATCTGGAAATTATGAATCCTTTTCCAATGAGTTGTTTAGCCTTACTCATTTGGCACTTGATGCAGATAAAGGTGATTATAATTTCAGGGAAATATACAACCCTTATTCCGGAAAACCTGATGGAGGTTACCAAGCCAGTGGAAAAGACCAGCCAAATCATCACTGGGAATCGTGTAAGTTACAGACATGGTCGGCAACTGCATATATTTCGATGGTAATCAAGGGATTGTTTGGACTTAACTGTAATGGTCAGACTATATCTTTTACTCCATTTCTGCCGGCAGGTATTCATTATGTCGAATTAAGAAACCTGGCTTATCGTCAATCCTTTTTGGATATTTCAATAAAGGGGAAAGGGAAAACGGTTAAAAAATTCACCCTTGATGGCAGGGAAAAAACGATTCATTCACTGGATTCAAAAATAAAAGGCAGACATAAAATATCTATAGAACTTGATTGA